GCACAAGCTGATGCCATCGTTGCTCACGCCCAAGCAGCTCACACGGTTCTCGTGGCCCACCAGTGAGCCAACCTTTTCGCCTCGTGTAATATCCCAGACCTAATTGCAAAGAGTCAGCATCAGATGCATCAATATTAATCTGGGAGCGTGGCTTACCTTGCACTCAAAGTCGTCATAACCAGCGAAGAGCAGACGTCCAGAGACGGATGTGGCGACGGATGTGATACCGCAGAGAATGGATTCAGACTAGGTTGACACGTTAGCATCTCTGATCATACTTTTTCCTGACAACTCTCTCTACAAAgttaaaaacaaaacaactaGACGTACTCCATAGAGGTTCAATTCACGATCGGCACGGATATCGAAGAGTCGGCAGGTAGCGTCGTCGGATCCGGTGACGAAAGAGTGGCCATCAGGGAAGAACTGGATGGCGTTGATGTCAGACTCGTGGCCGGCAAAAGTCTGGACCGCCTTTCCGGCACGGATATCCCAGAGCTTGGCGAACGCGTCGCAGGCACCGGAGATGAAGGTGTTCTGGTTGGTGGGATTCAGGCTGATGCTCATGACATCGCCGAGATGGTCGGCAAACTCGGTGACCTTCTGGCCCGTCTCAATGTCCCATTTCATGCAGGTCATGTCACCTGACGAGGTGAGGATGCTGCGGTCGTTGATGAATCGACAGCAAGAAAGATAGCCGGCGTGGCCGGATAGTTCCCTGGCCACCCGCGTAGGGCCGTCGCGCTGCTGGTTCAAGTTGTAGATGGAGCAGATGTTGTCGAGACCACCGCAGGCAACAAAGTTGCCGCTGGGGGCGTAGGCGCAGGTCATGACCCATGATGATCGCAGGGGGATGGCGTGGACTTTGTTGGTGGTGTAGGCGTCCCAGATGATGAGCTTTCCGTCCTGCGAGGCGGAAACGAGGTGTCGTCGGTCGGTGGACCAGTGCATGGCGTAGATCTTGGCCAGATGGCCCTTGAGCGTTCGCTTCGACCGCATGAGCTGGTTCTTGGGGATGGACTCGTGAGCCTGCTGAGCGACAGCCCGGACTGGAAACTCGAGAGCATTAGCAACTGCGGCAACTGTAtttctttggcttttgcGCAGAGTGAGACAAATTCGCAGCCACTCGCCATGGCGATTGAGCAGCCAGCGAAAAATCCAGAGAGACgacgcagagaagaagaaagagagagagagagagaaaaggacaAAACATACGTGTGGTATCGGCCAGCTCATCCTTCTTCCGCTTGATCCTGTCCTTCAGAGTCTCGGCCTCGCGACGCGCTTGCTGGATGCGCGCCTGCATCGCCTCGGGCGACACATCGTTGGGCTGCGAATTCATGGCGGCGGGTTCGAGCGTGGGCGGGCGAAAGGGCAGTCGAGCAGCAGGCGATGGCGATTCTCTCTGCACGGGTTGATGGCGGATTCGCTCGTCGGGGGGGAATTGAATTGACGAACTTGGGATTGTGGAGAgcggagggagaggagaagaaagaatgcGCTGGCTTTGGGGGGGAGCGAGAACTGAACTGAGCTACAGCAACGTTAGCTCCTATCCCAGGGGGGTTGGGCTAGCTTGGCTGGGGCCCGGCTGTCTGGGGGCGGATTTGGGAAATTGACGGTGGGCTGCAAGGCCCTGAGCAGAGGTAGGGGAACAACGCTGGAGGAGCTCGCTAGCGAGGCAAACGCGCCGTGGCCTCTGAGGCGCTGGAATCGGCCTCTTCTAGGGCCGGGTCGAGCTGGCGCTACGTCTGCGCTACGTCTGCGCTACAGATACTACGTGCAACTGGACGCCGGACAGGCAATTTAGCCAAAAGCACACCTGATAAGCTAGCTGCAGCCATGTTGGCTCGGCGTGCAACTATCTGCCtgcgtgtatgtatgtatgtatgtgtgtatgtacgCACTCTACCCACTACTGTCAGCATCCACTGGCGGTCCCCTTTTTCGCAgtttgcagctgctgcatatCGCAACTGATGGGCGCTACGGAGCACTGCTGCAACAGTGCAGGCTGCGCTACGGCTAACGGCTGCGCTGCGCTTACGCTGCAACAGGCAAAGTACGTGCGGAACAACTGCCTTCTGCTACCGTCGCGGaggtacctgtacctgcGTCCGTCCTCGCTCGCGGGTCGAGGTACCGCCTCCGGGCGCAGCTTTGTAACAGGACGCAACGCAGAGATgcgctcttcctctgcatCATCCGCGTTTTACTGCCTCTGTTCCGTGTTTCTTTGTACCAGCTCAGCCCTCGCCGTCAGCCTCTTCGCATTTCTCATCGCCTCACGGCCCGCCGTTCTGGTATCCGGGATTTCGGGCACAGGGCGTTATGCTTGTAGACCACCAAGTACCCAGCCTTATACGAGTTGTAGAAATCCAAGTGCTTTactatacctagtaggtacctacatatatCCAGACAGTTTACGGAGTATTTGCACTCGTATATAAGCTCAGCGATGAAAtaaatactactagtagataGTACCTGAATTTATATGGGCATGCTGCTGGATTAATTGGCACGTTTACGCTCTGGTATTGCTATTCAATGCCTGTGCTCTATCATGAATGCCGGTGATTCTGCCCAAGGTTTGCAGGCTGCCAGCTGTATGAGAGTAGATGCACATGAGAACAACGGCACGGCGAGAGTACTCTCTGTATATGCAAGACTACAAAAAGTACTCCCAATATGGTTATTGCATCAGGGGCAAGGAGAGGAGGCCGGTGGAGTCTCGCTCTTCGCCAAAGaacattttcttcttctcttttggttTCTGCATTGCGACCAGGGTGCGCTTTGAATTACCTCCTCCGGCATGTACTGGGTACCTCCCGGGCAGTAGCAGGTACGAGCAGGGGATGATTCGCTAGTTCCGTGCACGAAAGACCTTTGGGGCCAGATTCAAATCTTGCCGTCCATTCTGGGATGTTGCGTTTACGCGCCATTTCTGCctcattcctttttctctcaccaTCTGCCACACGATCTGCGGCCAaccgatgctgctgcacctTCAGTCAATCGGCCAACAGCCCGGCCAATTCCCAAGTCTCTGCGTGAATGCAAATCGCCTGGTTCCTGGCCAAAGGACAAACTCCACTGACGCCCGTTGACGCCACTGGCCGGTAGCCCTGCAGCTTTAACCCCTGATGAGATTAGTCGCTGGGCGGAAGACGGGCTCCGTCGAGTGCTTTTGATACGGGTTCGAGTAATATTGCCAGCAGCGCAGACTGATTGCCTTTCTCCTGGGCAGCAAGTGGTGGTCAGTCTACCTCACACAGAGCTTGTATGTAGCACCAGCTACGCGTGCGTGCAGCGACGAGCAAGGCTTCGAATCCATCTACGCAGGCGCCTCTCCTGCGAGGCGCACAAGGCAGAACCCCCAAACTGACTCTACCCGCGACGCCTCCATCCTTCCAACCAGCAGAGCAGATGCCTCCCActcactgctgctgcgtctTTCTGGCTTGGCTGCCTGAGCGAGGAATAAGGAACGGCCAGAATCACGCCGCGGGCCCAAGCCAAGGACGCAATTTACCATGCCTGCACGCCGACCCGCTTCTTCCTCCGAGCCCACCTTCTAAGAGCAAGTTTAGCCCCGGCCTATTACCAAGACGGTTTGCTCTGCACTCGATCCCGGCCTTGGGCAATCAATCATTCGACTTGGATGGACCCGCCTTAGCTCTTGCTGCGAGTAATTTGCAGTGCTCTTCAAGCAAAGCTGGATGTAGCTGGTCTCGTGTTGACGGCGAGAGGCGCACGCACTGATACCTAGCAGGATGAAATGGATTCTGCCAAGCTGGAAACTATTCGATGCTGCGCTCGCGCCATACTCGTAGCAGAGAAAGACGGAAAACGGAGATCTGGTGCTTCTAAATTAGCTCCGCCTTGAAAATCCAGAGCGCCGGATATTGCCAGGGCAGAGGATGGAGCACGCAATGTGAGCGAGGCATCCGTGgcctgctctgctgcccCCCGGCCGAATGCCGTGCGGACGCTACAGTACCAGTGCCACGATCATGCTGTGCTCCAACAACGGGAGGCAGCTTGTCGGGAACTTGCGTTTGTGACTGCGGACGAGGGTGCTTGGGCGGTTACTTACGTACTTGGGAGAAGAGCTTTGAGCTATCCATAAGACCCAGAG
The Trichoderma asperellum chromosome 7, complete sequence DNA segment above includes these coding regions:
- the GB1 gene encoding Guanine nucleotide-binding protein subunit beta, translating into MNSQPNDVSPEAMQARIQQARREAETLKDRIKRKKDELADTTLRAVAQQAHESIPKNQLMRSKRTLKGHLAKIYAMHWSTDRRHLVSASQDGKLIIWDAYTTNKVHAIPLRSSWVMTCAYAPSGNFVACGGLDNICSIYNLNQQRDGPTRVARELSGHAGYLSCCRFINDRSILTSSGDMTCMKWDIETGQKVTEFADHLGDVMSISLNPTNQNTFISGACDAFAKLWDIRAGKAVQTFAGHESDINAIQFFPDGHSFVTGSDDATCRLFDIRADRELNLYGSESILCGITSVATSVSGRLLFAGYDDFECKVWDITRGEKVGSLVGHENRVSCLGVSNDGISLCTGSWDSLLKVWAY